From Streptomyces zhihengii, the proteins below share one genomic window:
- a CDS encoding threonine/serine exporter family protein — protein sequence MVAESEGPEDRKPQSDEAHSAFSHPAGLDQPEAPEEDHPSSEFAVPRGLVPEPPPEPEGSAFAPPSTYSAKNSPPAFTPAHGIPVVRVTKGAPWQDRMRAMLRMPVGERPVPETAHRQDEAGPAVPRVLDLTLRIGELLLAGGEGAEDVEAAMFAISRSYGLDRCEPTVTFTLLSITYQPSLVDDPVTANRTVRRRGTDYNRLAAVYRLVHDISAEESEVTLEEAYRRLAEIRRNRHPFPGWALTLAGGLLAGAASVLVGGDLVVFLAAAVSAMLGDRLAWLAAGRGLPEFYQFVAAAMPPAAVGVALSLSPLEVRASAVITGGLFALIPGRALVAGVQDGLTGFYITAAARLLEVGYLVVGIVVGVLGVLYLGFALDAGLQPETAIHSVQRAVVQTLAAMTLSLCFAVMLQQERSTVWLVTLNGGVAWVVYGALADTAGVSPVAATAAAAGLVGIFGQMLARYRFASALPYVTAAIGPLLPGSATYFGLLSIARGDLNPGLASLSKAAALALAIAIGVNLGAETTRLFLRVPGVAGVPGEQQPGGRRAAKRTRGF from the coding sequence GTGGTGGCGGAGTCCGAGGGTCCGGAAGACCGGAAACCTCAGTCCGACGAGGCGCACAGCGCCTTCAGCCATCCCGCAGGGCTGGATCAGCCGGAGGCGCCCGAAGAGGACCACCCCAGTTCGGAGTTCGCCGTTCCGCGGGGGCTCGTCCCGGAGCCGCCCCCCGAGCCCGAGGGCTCGGCCTTCGCGCCGCCGTCCACGTACAGCGCCAAGAACTCGCCCCCCGCCTTCACCCCCGCGCACGGCATCCCCGTCGTCCGGGTGACCAAGGGCGCTCCCTGGCAGGACCGGATGCGGGCCATGCTGCGGATGCCCGTGGGCGAGCGGCCGGTCCCGGAGACCGCGCACCGGCAGGACGAGGCCGGGCCCGCCGTGCCGCGCGTGCTCGACCTGACGCTGCGTATCGGCGAGCTGCTGCTCGCGGGCGGCGAGGGCGCCGAGGACGTCGAGGCGGCCATGTTCGCCATCTCGCGCTCGTACGGGCTGGACCGCTGCGAGCCGACCGTCACCTTCACCCTGCTGTCGATCACCTATCAGCCGTCCCTGGTGGACGACCCGGTGACGGCCAACCGCACCGTCCGCCGGCGCGGCACCGACTACAACCGGCTCGCCGCGGTGTACCGGCTGGTCCACGACATCAGCGCGGAGGAGTCCGAGGTCACGCTGGAGGAGGCGTACCGGCGGCTCGCGGAGATCCGGCGCAACCGCCACCCCTTCCCCGGCTGGGCGCTGACGCTGGCCGGGGGCCTGCTCGCGGGCGCGGCCTCGGTGCTGGTCGGCGGTGACCTGGTGGTGTTCCTGGCCGCGGCGGTGAGCGCCATGCTCGGCGACCGGCTGGCCTGGCTGGCCGCCGGGCGCGGGCTGCCGGAGTTCTACCAGTTCGTGGCCGCCGCGATGCCCCCGGCCGCGGTCGGGGTGGCGCTCTCGCTGTCCCCGCTGGAGGTGCGGGCGTCGGCGGTGATCACCGGTGGCCTGTTCGCGCTGATCCCGGGACGGGCGCTGGTGGCCGGCGTCCAGGACGGGCTCACCGGCTTCTACATCACGGCGGCGGCCCGGCTGCTGGAGGTGGGCTATCTCGTCGTCGGCATCGTCGTCGGTGTGCTGGGCGTGCTCTACCTCGGCTTCGCGCTCGACGCCGGTCTCCAGCCCGAGACCGCGATCCACAGCGTGCAGCGGGCGGTGGTGCAGACCCTCGCCGCGATGACCCTGTCGCTGTGCTTCGCCGTGATGCTCCAGCAGGAACGCTCGACGGTGTGGCTGGTCACGCTGAACGGCGGGGTCGCCTGGGTCGTGTACGGGGCGCTGGCGGACACCGCGGGGGTGTCGCCGGTGGCGGCGACGGCCGCCGCGGCGGGTCTGGTGGGCATCTTCGGGCAGATGCTGGCCCGCTACCGCTTCGCCTCCGCGCTGCCGTACGTCACGGCCGCGATCGGCCCGCTGCTGCCCGGTAGCGCGACGTACTTCGGGCTGCTGTCCATCGCCCGGGGCGACCTCAACCCGGGGCTGGCCTCGCTCAGCAAGGCGGCGGCACTGGCGCTGGCCATCGCGATCGGGGTGAACCTGGGCGCGGAGACGACCCGGCTCTTCCTGCGGGTCCCGGGCGTCGCGGGCGTGCCGGGCGAGCAGCAGCCGGGCGGCCGGCGCGCGGCCAAGCGGACCCGCGGCTTCTGA
- a CDS encoding DedA family protein: protein MNTLALGPSWLDPDYLITTFGLIGVLVIVFAESGLLIGFFLPGDSLLFTTGLLVTTGKIDMPLWLVCMLIVLAAVIGDQVGYLFGRKVGPALFKRPDSRLFKQENVEKAHEFFEKYGPKSLVLARFVPIVRTFTPIIAGVSRMNYRSFVTFNVIGGVLWGAGVTLLGAALGKVEFVHQNIEAILILIVLISVVPIAVEFLRARSKSKKAAAAGEGPDTNPPSSRGRHAKR, encoded by the coding sequence GTGAACACCCTTGCGCTCGGGCCTAGCTGGCTCGACCCGGACTATCTGATCACCACATTCGGGCTGATCGGCGTCCTGGTCATCGTCTTCGCCGAATCCGGCCTGCTCATCGGTTTCTTCCTCCCCGGTGACTCGCTGCTGTTCACCACCGGTCTGCTGGTGACCACGGGCAAGATCGACATGCCGCTCTGGCTGGTGTGCATGCTGATCGTGCTCGCCGCGGTCATCGGTGACCAGGTCGGCTACCTCTTCGGCCGCAAGGTGGGCCCCGCGCTCTTCAAGCGCCCCGACTCCAGGCTGTTCAAGCAGGAGAACGTCGAGAAGGCCCACGAGTTCTTCGAGAAGTACGGCCCGAAGTCCCTGGTCCTGGCACGCTTCGTGCCGATCGTGCGCACGTTCACGCCGATCATCGCCGGTGTGAGCCGGATGAACTACCGCTCCTTCGTCACGTTCAACGTCATCGGCGGGGTGCTCTGGGGCGCCGGTGTCACCCTGCTCGGCGCCGCGCTGGGCAAGGTGGAGTTCGTCCATCAGAACATCGAGGCGATCCTGATCCTGATCGTCCTGATCTCGGTCGTCCCGATCGCCGTCGAGTTCCTGCGGGCCCGCTCCAAGAGCAAGAAGGCGGCCGCCGCGGGCGAGGGCCCCGACACCAATCCGCCGTCCTCGCGCGGCCGTCACGCCAAGCGCTGA
- a CDS encoding YbjQ family protein, translating into MGIEDYGGGQGPGSDVLVVTTNDVPGHRVDQVIGEVFGLTVRSRHLGSQIGAGLKSMVGGELKGLTKTLVETRNQAMERLVEQARSRGANAVLAFRFDVTEAADVGTEVCAYGTAVVITRV; encoded by the coding sequence ATGGGTATCGAGGACTACGGCGGCGGGCAGGGCCCGGGCAGCGACGTACTGGTCGTCACGACGAACGACGTCCCGGGTCACCGGGTGGATCAGGTGATCGGTGAGGTCTTCGGCCTGACCGTCCGCTCACGGCATCTGGGCAGCCAGATCGGCGCGGGGCTGAAATCGATGGTCGGCGGTGAGCTGAAGGGCCTGACCAAGACTCTGGTCGAGACCCGCAACCAGGCCATGGAGCGCCTGGTGGAGCAGGCGCGCAGCCGGGGCGCCAACGCGGTGCTGGCGTTCCGTTTCGACGTGACCGAGGCGGCGGACGTGGGCACCGAGGTGTGCGCCTACGGCACCGCGGTGGTGATCACCCGGGTGTGA
- a CDS encoding glutamate decarboxylase, translating into MALHQGAADPGESTQERARLSLNPFFGEADPVAGMSSAPPTHRLPDGPLAPHTAYQLVHDELMLDGNSRLNLATFVTTWMEPQAGVLMGECRDKNMIDKDEYPRTAELERRCVSMLADLWHAPDPSTAVGCSTTGSSEACMLAGMALKRRWAQRNADRYPGSARPNLIMGVNVQVCWEKFCNFWEVEARLVPMEGERFHLDAQAAADLCDENTIGVVAVLGSTFDGSYEPVADVCAALDALQERTGLDIPVHVDGASGAMVAPFLDEDLVWDFRLPRVSSINTSGHKYGLVYPGVGWALWRSPAELPEELVFRVNYLGGDMPTFALNFSRPGAQVVAQYYTFLRLGREGYRAVQQAARDIATGLARRIGELEDFRLLTHGDELPVFAVTTADDVTRFDVFDVSRRLRERGWLVPAYTFPANREDLSVLRVVCRNGFSADLAELLMEDLRQLLPELRDQPHPLSRDTAVATAFHH; encoded by the coding sequence ATGGCACTTCACCAAGGCGCAGCGGACCCGGGCGAGAGCACCCAGGAGCGGGCCAGGCTCTCCCTCAACCCCTTCTTCGGCGAGGCCGACCCCGTGGCCGGCATGTCGTCCGCGCCACCCACGCACCGCCTTCCGGACGGCCCCCTCGCGCCGCACACCGCCTACCAGCTGGTCCACGACGAGCTGATGCTCGACGGGAACTCCCGGCTGAACCTGGCCACCTTCGTGACCACCTGGATGGAGCCCCAGGCGGGCGTCCTGATGGGCGAGTGCCGCGACAAGAACATGATCGACAAGGACGAGTACCCGCGCACCGCCGAACTGGAGCGCCGGTGCGTGTCCATGCTCGCCGACCTGTGGCACGCGCCCGACCCGTCGACGGCGGTGGGCTGCTCGACGACCGGGTCCAGCGAGGCGTGCATGCTCGCCGGGATGGCGCTGAAGCGGCGCTGGGCGCAGCGGAACGCGGACCGCTATCCGGGCTCCGCCCGGCCCAATCTGATCATGGGCGTCAACGTGCAGGTCTGCTGGGAGAAGTTCTGCAACTTCTGGGAGGTGGAGGCGCGGCTGGTGCCCATGGAGGGCGAGCGCTTCCATCTCGACGCGCAGGCCGCGGCCGACCTCTGCGACGAGAACACCATCGGTGTCGTCGCCGTGCTCGGGTCCACCTTCGACGGCTCGTACGAGCCGGTGGCGGACGTGTGCGCGGCGCTGGACGCGCTCCAGGAGCGCACCGGGCTCGACATCCCGGTCCATGTGGACGGCGCGTCCGGGGCGATGGTGGCCCCGTTCCTCGACGAGGACCTGGTGTGGGACTTCCGGCTGCCGCGGGTGTCCTCGATCAACACCTCGGGCCACAAGTACGGCCTGGTGTACCCCGGTGTCGGCTGGGCGCTGTGGCGCTCCCCCGCCGAGCTGCCCGAGGAGCTGGTGTTCCGGGTGAACTACCTGGGCGGCGACATGCCGACGTTCGCCCTCAACTTCTCCCGGCCGGGCGCGCAGGTGGTCGCCCAGTACTACACGTTCCTCAGGCTGGGGCGCGAGGGCTACCGGGCCGTGCAGCAGGCCGCCCGGGACATCGCGACCGGGCTGGCGCGGCGGATCGGCGAGCTGGAGGACTTCCGGCTGCTCACCCACGGCGACGAGCTGCCGGTGTTCGCCGTCACGACCGCGGACGACGTCACCCGCTTCGACGTGTTCGACGTGTCGCGCCGGCTGCGCGAACGGGGCTGGCTGGTGCCCGCGTACACCTTCCCGGCGAACCGGGAGGACCTGTCGGTGCTGCGGGTGGTGTGCCGCAACGGCTTCTCCGCGGATCTGGCGGAGCTGCTGATGGAGGACCTGCGGCAGCTGCTGCCCGAACTGCGCGACCAGCCGCATCCGCTGAGCAGGGACACGGCGGTGGCCACGGCCTTCCACCACTGA
- a CDS encoding PadR family transcriptional regulator translates to MSAIRLLVLGAVRQHGRAHGYQVRNDLEYWGAHEWSNAKPGSIYHALKQMAKQGLLHAHEIAPSTAGGPPRTEYEITDRGTEEYFALLRASLTAYDAKTDVLSAAIGFIVDLPREEAVALLAERVRGIEEWRASVTGYYTPEEGPEVLGHIGEIMNLWVASADFGAEWTRGLIARVEAGAYTFAGEGDPFVGVLAEGEENPYATGERHAGDEG, encoded by the coding sequence ATGTCGGCGATCCGGCTTCTGGTCCTCGGCGCCGTGCGCCAGCACGGCCGGGCCCACGGCTACCAGGTCCGCAACGACCTGGAGTACTGGGGCGCCCACGAGTGGTCCAACGCCAAACCGGGCTCGATCTACCACGCGCTCAAGCAGATGGCGAAGCAGGGACTGCTGCACGCCCATGAGATCGCCCCCTCCACCGCGGGCGGCCCGCCGCGCACCGAGTACGAGATCACCGACCGGGGCACCGAGGAGTACTTCGCCCTGCTGCGGGCGTCCCTGACCGCGTACGACGCGAAGACGGACGTGCTGTCGGCGGCCATCGGCTTCATCGTCGACCTCCCGCGCGAGGAGGCCGTCGCCCTGCTGGCCGAGCGGGTGCGCGGCATCGAGGAGTGGCGGGCGTCGGTGACCGGCTACTACACCCCGGAGGAGGGCCCCGAGGTCCTCGGCCACATCGGCGAGATCATGAACCTGTGGGTCGCCTCGGCCGACTTCGGCGCCGAGTGGACCCGCGGGCTCATCGCCCGTGTCGAGGCCGGCGCCTACACCTTCGCGGGCGAGGGCGATCCCTTCGTCGGCGTCCTCGCCGAGGGCGAGGAGAACCCGTACGCGACGGGCGAGCGGCACGCCGGCGACGAGGGCTGA
- a CDS encoding bleomycin resistance protein, whose translation MTEKTIPLLPCRSIQPVVDFYTALGFETTYLQKSPYPYAAVRRGPVELQFFGMKDYDPAGSYSGVYIVTDDVDALYETFRGGLKEAYGRIPRRGLPRIGPLKDMSYGMRQFLMSDPGGNSVRVGQEIAADKSLAPVPRETFEKALHLADLFADSKEDLPGAARIVDRALGREDTRPTPVQLLRLLVLRSDIAGRLGDDALAAATLARAAAVELGPAERQSAADALARLRELEG comes from the coding sequence ATGACCGAGAAGACCATCCCGCTCCTCCCTTGCCGGTCCATCCAGCCGGTCGTCGATTTCTACACCGCCCTGGGCTTCGAGACGACCTACCTCCAGAAGAGCCCCTACCCGTACGCGGCCGTCCGGCGGGGCCCCGTCGAGCTCCAGTTCTTCGGGATGAAGGACTACGATCCGGCCGGCTCCTACTCGGGCGTCTACATCGTCACCGACGACGTGGACGCCCTCTACGAGACCTTCCGCGGCGGCCTGAAGGAGGCGTACGGGCGGATCCCCCGGCGCGGGCTGCCGCGCATCGGCCCGCTGAAGGACATGTCGTACGGGATGCGCCAGTTCCTGATGTCGGACCCGGGCGGGAACTCGGTCCGGGTCGGCCAGGAGATCGCCGCGGACAAGAGCCTCGCGCCCGTCCCCCGGGAGACGTTCGAGAAGGCGCTGCACCTCGCCGACCTCTTCGCGGACTCCAAGGAGGACCTGCCGGGCGCCGCCCGGATCGTCGACCGGGCGCTCGGCCGCGAGGACACCCGGCCGACGCCCGTGCAACTGCTGCGGCTGCTGGTGCTGCGGAGCGACATCGCCGGGCGCCTCGGCGACGACGCGCTGGCCGCGGCCACCCTGGCGCGGGCGGCGGCGGTCGAACTGGGCCCGGCCGAACGGCAGTCGGCGGCGGACGCGCTGGCGCGGCTGCGCGAGCTGGAGGGCTGA
- a CDS encoding DinB family protein: MVTHVPAEAHGDERGALISFVEAQRGAVRRSVLGLTEEQAASRPSASELSLSGLLKHVAETELNWLRMAQRKPNEKQRTEDTWGDSFRLVDGETIPGVLAFWDSVARETEEFVRSVPSLDDTFPLPPAPWFPKDAEVSMRWLMLHLVEEIGRHAGHADIIRESLDGKGAFDLIALEHAAD, from the coding sequence ATGGTCACTCACGTTCCCGCGGAGGCACACGGTGACGAGCGCGGCGCGCTGATCTCCTTCGTCGAGGCGCAGCGCGGTGCCGTCCGGCGATCGGTGCTCGGACTGACCGAGGAGCAGGCCGCGAGCCGCCCCAGCGCCAGCGAGCTCTCCCTCTCCGGTCTGCTCAAGCATGTCGCCGAGACCGAGCTGAACTGGCTGCGGATGGCGCAGCGGAAGCCGAACGAGAAGCAGCGGACCGAGGACACCTGGGGCGACAGCTTCCGCCTCGTGGACGGCGAGACCATCCCCGGTGTGCTGGCGTTCTGGGACTCCGTCGCCCGGGAGACCGAGGAGTTCGTCCGCTCGGTGCCCAGCCTGGACGACACCTTCCCGCTGCCCCCGGCGCCCTGGTTCCCGAAGGATGCGGAGGTCTCGATGCGCTGGCTGATGCTGCACCTGGTGGAGGAGATCGGCCGGCACGCGGGCCACGCGGACATCATCCGGGAGTCGCTCGACGGCAAGGGCGCGTTCGACCTGATCGCCCTGGAGCACGCCGCCGACTGA
- a CDS encoding aldehyde dehydrogenase family protein has protein sequence MSFFTELALQYIDGEWKPGSGSWDIIDFNPYDGEKLASITVATAAEVDQAYRAAERAQEQWAGTNPYARRLVFEKALRIIEDREQEIAETIVAELGGTRLKAAFELHLAKEFLREAIQLALRPEGRILPSPVDGKENRVYRVPVGVVGVISPFNFPFLLSIKSVAPALALGNAVVLKPHQNTPVCGGSLVAKVFEDAGLPPGLLNVVITDIAEIGDALLEHPVPKAISFTGSDKVGRHVATVCAANFKHAILELGGNSALIVLDDADVDYAVDAAVFSRFVHQGQVCMAANRILVDRSVEAEFTEKFVAKVRTLNVGDPADPATHIGPLINSSQAEAVSSLVEQTVRSGATALVHGATEGNLVAPSVLTGIPAGSPVLTQEIFGPVALLIPFDGEDEAVRIANDSPYGLSGAVHTADVERGVRLAKRVHTGMIHINDGTVHDEPIVPFGGEKHSGVGRLNGDSMLDAFTTQKWISVQHGRSRFPF, from the coding sequence ATGTCCTTCTTCACCGAACTGGCACTTCAGTACATAGACGGCGAGTGGAAGCCGGGCAGCGGCTCCTGGGACATCATCGACTTCAACCCGTACGACGGGGAGAAGCTCGCGTCCATCACCGTCGCCACGGCGGCCGAGGTCGACCAGGCGTACCGTGCCGCGGAGCGGGCCCAGGAGCAGTGGGCCGGGACCAACCCGTACGCCCGCCGGCTGGTGTTCGAGAAGGCGCTGCGCATCATCGAGGACCGCGAGCAGGAGATCGCCGAGACGATCGTCGCGGAGCTCGGCGGCACCCGTCTGAAGGCCGCGTTCGAGCTGCACCTGGCCAAGGAGTTCCTCCGCGAGGCGATCCAGCTCGCGCTGCGCCCCGAGGGACGCATCCTGCCGTCGCCCGTCGACGGCAAGGAGAACCGGGTCTACCGGGTCCCGGTGGGCGTGGTCGGCGTCATCAGCCCGTTCAACTTCCCCTTCCTGCTGTCGATCAAGTCCGTCGCCCCGGCGCTCGCGCTCGGCAACGCGGTGGTGCTGAAGCCGCACCAGAACACGCCCGTCTGCGGCGGCTCCCTGGTCGCCAAGGTCTTCGAGGACGCGGGCCTGCCGCCCGGTCTGCTGAACGTCGTCATCACCGACATCGCCGAGATCGGCGACGCCCTCCTGGAGCACCCGGTCCCGAAGGCGATCTCCTTCACCGGCTCCGACAAGGTGGGCCGCCACGTCGCGACCGTGTGCGCGGCCAACTTCAAGCACGCCATCCTCGAACTCGGCGGCAACAGCGCCCTGATCGTGCTGGACGACGCGGATGTCGACTACGCCGTCGACGCGGCCGTCTTCAGCCGCTTCGTGCACCAGGGCCAGGTCTGCATGGCCGCCAACCGCATCCTGGTGGACCGCTCGGTGGAGGCGGAGTTCACCGAGAAGTTCGTCGCCAAGGTGCGGACGCTGAACGTCGGCGACCCGGCCGACCCGGCCACCCACATCGGCCCGCTGATCAACTCCTCCCAGGCCGAGGCGGTCTCCTCGCTGGTCGAGCAGACGGTCCGGTCCGGCGCGACCGCGCTGGTGCACGGCGCGACCGAGGGCAACCTGGTGGCGCCGTCGGTGCTCACCGGCATCCCGGCCGGCTCGCCCGTGCTCACCCAGGAGATCTTCGGCCCGGTGGCCCTGCTCATCCCGTTCGACGGCGAGGACGAGGCCGTGCGGATCGCCAACGACAGCCCCTACGGCCTCAGCGGCGCCGTGCACACGGCGGACGTCGAGCGCGGCGTCCGCCTCGCCAAGCGCGTCCACACCGGCATGATCCACATCAACGACGGCACGGTCCACGACGAGCCGATCGTCCCCTTCGGCGGCGAGAAGCACTCCGGGGTGGGCCGGCTGAACGGCGACTCCATGCTGGACGCCTTCACCACCCAGAAGTGGATCTCGGTGCAGCACGGCCGCTCGCGCTTCCCCTTCTGA
- a CDS encoding helix-turn-helix domain-containing protein, producing the protein MVRRILLGSQLRRLRESRGITREAAGYSIRASESKISRMELGRVSFKARDVEDLLTLYGVADDAERGSLLGLAKEANVAGWWHSFGDVLPGWFQTYIGLEGAASLIRIYEVQFVHGLLQTESYAHAVVLRGMPDAPAAEIDKRVALRLERQKALVSENAPQLHVVLDEAALRRPYGDRSVMQDQLRHLIEVSEHPNITLQVMPFSFGGHAGESGAFTMLRFPESDLSDIVYLEQLTSALYLDKREEVALYERVMGRLCEDSPDPAETRDVLRGLLQLI; encoded by the coding sequence GTGGTACGGCGCATCCTGCTGGGCTCCCAGCTCAGAAGACTGCGCGAGTCCCGCGGTATCACCCGCGAGGCGGCCGGGTACTCGATCCGCGCCTCCGAATCCAAGATCAGTCGTATGGAGTTGGGCCGGGTGAGCTTCAAGGCGCGTGATGTCGAGGACCTCCTCACCCTCTACGGAGTGGCCGACGACGCCGAGCGCGGCTCGCTGCTCGGCCTCGCCAAGGAGGCGAACGTCGCCGGCTGGTGGCACAGCTTCGGCGATGTGCTGCCCGGCTGGTTCCAGACGTACATCGGCCTCGAAGGCGCCGCCTCGCTGATCCGCATCTACGAGGTGCAGTTCGTCCACGGGCTGCTCCAGACCGAGTCCTACGCCCACGCCGTGGTCCTCCGCGGCATGCCCGACGCGCCGGCCGCCGAGATCGACAAGCGGGTCGCGCTGCGCCTCGAACGCCAGAAGGCCCTGGTCTCCGAGAACGCCCCGCAGCTCCATGTCGTCCTCGACGAGGCCGCCCTGCGCAGGCCCTACGGCGACCGGTCCGTGATGCAGGACCAGCTCCGGCACCTCATCGAGGTCTCCGAGCACCCGAACATCACCCTCCAGGTGATGCCGTTCAGCTTCGGCGGTCACGCGGGCGAGAGCGGCGCCTTCACGATGCTGCGCTTCCCCGAGTCCGACCTCTCGGACATCGTCTACCTGGAGCAGCTCACCAGCGCCCTCTACCTCGACAAGCGCGAGGAGGTGGCCCTGTACGAGAGGGTGATGGGGCGGCTGTGCGAGGACAGCCCCGACCCGGCCGAGACCCGGGACGTCCTGCGAGGGCTCCTCCAGCTCATCTGA
- a CDS encoding ATP-binding protein: MGTNGSTMLEPLRQGLPPIDPAGVSSSASCALPARFEAVRGARQFTRSTLGQWELGHRFDDVSLVVSELVTNALRHALPDETSAAVHTAAYEPPVRLHLMRWKSRLVCAVRDPSHDGPAERESEEDFAAESGRGLFLVDSFSDGWGWHPLAGSLRGKVVWALFRLG; the protein is encoded by the coding sequence ATGGGGACGAATGGATCGACCATGCTCGAGCCGTTAAGGCAGGGCCTTCCGCCGATCGATCCCGCCGGCGTCTCCAGCTCCGCCTCCTGCGCCCTGCCCGCCCGCTTCGAAGCGGTGCGCGGCGCACGGCAGTTCACCCGGAGCACGCTCGGCCAGTGGGAACTCGGCCACCGCTTCGACGACGTCTCCCTCGTGGTCTCCGAACTCGTCACCAACGCGCTGCGCCACGCGCTGCCCGACGAGACGTCCGCCGCGGTGCACACGGCCGCGTACGAACCGCCGGTGCGGCTGCATCTGATGCGGTGGAAGAGCCGGCTGGTGTGCGCGGTGCGCGACCCCAGCCACGACGGGCCCGCCGAGCGCGAGTCCGAGGAGGACTTCGCGGCCGAGTCCGGACGCGGTCTGTTCCTCGTCGACTCCTTCAGCGACGGCTGGGGCTGGCACCCGCTCGCCGGCTCGCTGCGCGGCAAGGTGGTCTGGGCTCTGTTCCGGCTGGGCTGA
- a CDS encoding DUF397 domain-containing protein, with protein sequence MHHVYNGMTATELQGVVWQKSRHSNSQGSCVEFAKLPGGDVAMRNSRHPEGPALVYTPAEIEALLLGVKDGEFDHLVA encoded by the coding sequence GTGCACCACGTGTACAACGGCATGACGGCCACGGAGCTTCAGGGAGTTGTCTGGCAGAAGAGCCGGCACAGCAACTCCCAGGGCTCCTGCGTGGAGTTCGCCAAGCTTCCCGGTGGTGATGTGGCCATGCGCAACTCACGGCATCCCGAAGGCCCCGCACTTGTGTACACGCCGGCGGAGATAGAAGCGTTGCTTCTGGGCGTGAAAGACGGGGAGTTCGACCATCTGGTCGCGTGA
- a CDS encoding FadR/GntR family transcriptional regulator, protein MAAEWHPVRQSRTHELVLETIEERVLSGELKAGDRLPPERELAPVLGVSRSALREALRVLETIGVLTAQAGRGPDSGARMVRNPDDALGRLLRLHFALGSYTLQDMLEARVVLERSSFEAAAGNASEEQLEELGALVTAMEHPGIGVERFNDLDTRFHVLVARASGNQLTSTLTSAVRESVRPLILRALEAAEDWPAAASALAAEHAELLRLVRAGEGAGAAALAERHIRGFHGGLVADPPSGD, encoded by the coding sequence ATGGCCGCCGAATGGCACCCCGTGCGGCAGTCCCGCACGCACGAACTGGTCCTGGAGACCATCGAGGAGCGGGTGCTCTCCGGTGAGCTCAAGGCCGGCGACCGCCTCCCGCCCGAGCGGGAGCTCGCCCCCGTCCTCGGTGTCAGCCGTTCCGCGCTGCGCGAGGCCCTGCGGGTGCTGGAGACCATCGGCGTGCTCACCGCGCAGGCGGGCCGGGGCCCGGACTCCGGGGCCCGGATGGTCCGCAACCCGGACGACGCGCTCGGCAGACTGCTGCGGCTGCACTTCGCCCTCGGCAGCTACACCCTCCAGGACATGCTGGAGGCCCGCGTCGTCCTGGAACGCTCCAGCTTCGAGGCGGCCGCCGGCAACGCGTCCGAGGAGCAACTGGAGGAACTCGGGGCGCTGGTGACGGCCATGGAGCACCCGGGGATCGGCGTCGAGCGGTTCAACGACCTGGACACCCGCTTCCATGTGCTGGTCGCCCGGGCCTCCGGCAACCAGCTCACCTCCACGCTCACCTCCGCCGTGCGGGAGTCCGTGCGGCCGCTGATCCTGCGCGCCCTGGAGGCGGCGGAGGACTGGCCCGCCGCCGCGTCGGCGCTCGCCGCCGAGCACGCGGAGCTGCTGCGCCTGGTGCGGGCCGGCGAGGGCGCCGGGGCCGCGGCGCTCGCGGAGCGCCACATCCGCGGCTTCCACGGCGGACTGGTGGCCGACCCGCCGTCCGGGGACTGA
- a CDS encoding (Fe-S)-binding protein: protein MRIGLFATCLGDTLFPDAVRATALLLARLGHEVVFPPEQTCCGQMHVNTGYQREPVPLVRNFADTFGDASVDAVVMPSGSCAGSVRHQHEIVAERYGDPALRTAVAGVKAKTYELSELLVDVLGVTDVGAYFPHRVTYHPTCHSLRMLRVGDKPLRLLRAVEGIDLVELEQADSCCGFGGTFALKNADTSAAMLRDKMRHVTATGADVCTAGDSSCLMHIGGGLSRIGAGTRTLHLAQVLAATRTAPYALTEAVR from the coding sequence ATGCGTATCGGACTCTTCGCCACCTGTCTCGGGGACACCCTGTTCCCCGACGCGGTGCGGGCGACCGCTCTCCTCCTGGCCCGGCTCGGCCACGAGGTGGTGTTCCCGCCGGAGCAGACCTGCTGCGGCCAGATGCACGTCAACACCGGCTACCAGCGCGAACCGGTGCCCCTGGTGCGCAACTTCGCCGACACCTTCGGCGACGCCTCCGTCGACGCGGTGGTCATGCCCTCGGGATCCTGCGCGGGCTCCGTGCGCCACCAGCACGAGATCGTCGCCGAGCGCTACGGCGACCCGGCGCTGCGCACCGCGGTCGCCGGGGTCAAGGCGAAGACGTACGAGCTCTCCGAGCTGCTGGTGGACGTCCTCGGGGTGACGGACGTCGGCGCGTACTTCCCGCACCGGGTCACCTACCACCCCACCTGCCACTCGCTGCGGATGCTGCGGGTCGGCGACAAGCCGCTGCGGCTGCTGCGGGCCGTCGAGGGCATCGACCTGGTGGAGCTGGAACAGGCCGACTCCTGCTGCGGTTTCGGCGGGACCTTCGCGCTCAAGAACGCCGACACCTCGGCCGCGATGCTGCGGGACAAGATGCGCCACGTCACCGCCACCGGCGCCGATGTGTGCACGGCGGGCGACTCCTCCTGTCTGATGCACATCGGCGGCGGGCTCTCCCGCATCGGGGCGGGCACCCGCACGCTCCACCTCGCCCAGGTCCTCGCCGCCACGCGCACCGCGCCGTACGCCCTGACGGAGGCCGTCCGATGA